In a genomic window of Chiloscyllium plagiosum isolate BGI_BamShark_2017 chromosome 51, ASM401019v2, whole genome shotgun sequence:
- the clk2a gene encoding dual specificity protein kinase CLK2, translating into MPRLRRYRSSDRESRDSYHERYRRSRRGRRRSRSRSRSSDRDRQHRNESYIRSRSIEHCSCDRRLYNERRYCDAYRGHYSRDQGDGYHETDYCSRNSYDYRRSQERDRSYRSRKSSRRKHKRRRRRSRSYSRSSSRSHQSSRRAKSVEDDNEGHLIYRNGDWLQERYEIVNTLGEGTFGKVVQCIDHRRGGLQVALKIIKNVEKYREAARLEINVLEKINEKDPDNKFQCVQMFDWFDYHGHICISFELLGQSTFDFLKDNNYTPYPIYQVRHMAFQTCHAVNFLHDNKLTHTDLKPENILFVNSDYEVVCNVEKKREERVIKNTATRVVDFGSATFDHEHHSTIVSTRHYRAPEVILELGWSQPCDVWSIGCIIFEYYLGFTLFQTHDNREHLAMMERILGPIPARMIRKTRKQKYFYHGRLDWDESSSAGRYVRDNCKPLKRYMLAESEEHCQLFDLIERMLEYEPSKRITLAECLQHPFFDCLKTEQKNTKGWDSNRDISR; encoded by the exons ATGCCTCGTTTGAGGCGGTACCGTTCGTCAGACCGGGAGAGCCGGGACAGTTACCATGAACGTTACAGAAGGAGTAGACGTGGGAGACGTAGGTCGCGCTCGCGATCCAGAAGCAGTGATCGAGATCGACAGCATAGGAATGAAAGTTACATCAGGTCCAGGAG TATCGAGCACTGTTCGTGTGACAGACgactgtacaatgaaaggaggtACTGTGACGCTTACCGGGGTCATTACAGCCGAGACCAGGGAGATGGCTACCATGAGACGGACTACTGCTCTCGCAACTCGTATGACTACCGTCGCTCACAGGAACGGGACAGGAGCTACAGGAGTCGGAAGAGCAGCAGACGTAAGCACAAACGGCGGCGCCGCAGAAGCAGGTCATATAGTCGCTCCTCCTCG CGGAGTCATCAGAGCAGCAGAAGGGCCAAGAGTGTGGAAGATGACAACGAGGGCCATCTGATCTATCGCAACGGCGACTGGCTACAAGAACGAT ATGAAATTGTTAACACTTTAGGTGAAGGAACCTTTGGCAAAGTCGTACAATGTATTGACCACCGCAG GGGTGGTTTACAGGTGGCCCTTAAAATAATTAAGAATGTGGAAAAATACAGAGAAGCTGCTCGCCTAGAGATTAATGTACTGGAGAAAATTAACGAGAAGGATCCGGACAATAAATT CCAATGTGTACAGATGTTCGATTGGTTCGACTACCATGGCCACATTTGTATTTCTTTTGAATTACTGGGACAGAGCACGTTTGATTTCTTGAAGGATAACAACTACACACCATATCCTATTTACCAAGTGCGCCACATGGCTTTCCAGACTTGCCATGCTGTTAACT TTTTACACGACAACAagctcactcacactgacctgaAGCCAGAGAATATTCTTTTTGTAAATTCCGACTATGAAGTTGTGTGTAATGTGGAAAAG AAACGCGAAGAGCGAGTGATTAAAAACACAGCGACCAGGGTTGTCGACTTTGGCAGTGCCACGTTTGACCATGAGCACCACAGCACAATAGTCTCCACAAGACACTATCGAGCACCCGAAGTTATTTTAG AGCTTGGGTGGTCCCAGCCATGTGACGTCTGGAGCATAGGATGTATCATTTTTGAATATTACCTtggcttcacacttttccaa ACACATGACAATCGAGAGCATTTGGCCATGATGGAGAGAATCCTTGGTCCAATCCCAGCACGTATGATCAGAAAGACCAG GAAACAGAAATACTTCTACCATGGCCGCCTGGACTGGGATGAAAGCAGCTCTGCAGGAAGATACGTACGAGATAACTGCAAGCCATTGAAA CGATACATGCTTGCCGAGAGTGAGGAGCACTGCCAGCTGTTTGATTTGATCGAGAGAATGTTGGAGTACGAACCATCCAAAAGGATAACTCTGGCAGAGTGCCTGCAGCATCCTTTCTTTGACTGTCTCAAAACCGAACAGAAAAACACAAAAGGCTGGGACTCCAATCGAGACATcagtagatga